The Alnus glutinosa chromosome 1, dhAlnGlut1.1, whole genome shotgun sequence region ctatccgagtgaggataaccgaAAAAATTTGTGACTTACCCCCCTTATTCGAAGGAggataagtaaaattttatgccgagttacccacCTATCCGAGTGAGGCTAACCGAAAAAATTGCgacttaccccccttatccgaaggaggataagtaaaattttataccgagttaccccctatccgagtgagggtaaccaaaaaaatttgcgAATTACCCCCCTTTATCCAAAGGAggataagtaaaattttatgccgatttaccccctatccgagtgagggtaaccgaaaaaatTTGCgacttaccccccttatccgaaggaggataagtaaaaaaaatttatgctgGTTTTCTTTGCAACTTCCGCCACTTTATTCAAACTGCATGGGCTTACAAATGGGAAATTTCAGAATTACATGTAGTATTTCTTCAAGTGCTTTGCATTCCATGCTCTTGGGATTGACTTGCCTTCCCAGGACTCCAAGCGATAGGCTCCCTTATCATGGCATTTAACCACTCGGTATGGTCCTTCCCATTTGGCATTAAACTTCCCTTCAGCGGAATCTCTGGTCATCACGTTAAGTTTTCTGAGTACCCAATCTTCGACTCGAAATTTCCTAGGGTTAACCGTCTTGTTATAGTACCTAGCCACCCGGGTTCGGTAAGCCTCGCCCATTGCTTGCGCGTCGTCTCTCCTTTCTTGCAACAAATCAAGACACAAGCTGATTCTTTCGTTATTATGAATTGGGTCATACTGCGAGGCTCTGCAGCTCGAGGAACCAATCTCGACCGGTATTATCGCCTCGGTTACGTATGACAACGAGAACGGGGTTTCCCCGGTCGGGGTTCTTGCTGTTGTCCGATATGACCATAAAACTTttggaacatattcaacccataGCCCCTTTTTCCGAtccaatttcttcttcaagGTTCCCAGCAAGGTCTTGTTGGTCGCCTCTACCTGTCCATTTGACTTGGGGTACATCGGGGTAGAGTAATGGTTTCGGATGCCAAGCTCAGCGCACCAGCTGTGAATAGGTTTCCCGTCGAATTGGGCGCCATTATTCGTGACGAAGGCATAGGGGATTCCGAAACGACAAATGACCGATCTCCAGAGGAAGTTAATGACATTGCTGGCGGTCATGGTTGCTAGCGCTTCCACTTCTGCCCACTTCGTGAAATAGTCCACAACTACCACCAAGAACCTATTTTTCCCTTTCCCGGGCGGCATCAGACCAACCAAGTCCACGGGGCATTTTGAAAATGACCAGGGTGACAAGACCGAAGTCAATCTTTCAGGCGGGTTTTTCATAATTCGTGCGAACTGCTGACACTTATCGCAGCTTCGGTCGAATTCAACCGAGTCTCTTGTCATCGTTGGCCAGTAATATCCGGCCCTTACTGCTTTGTGGGCTAGCATTCTTCCTCCCGAATGATTCCCGCAGACttcttcatgaatttccctcaGGACATAGCGCGTTTCTAGAGCCGAGAGGCACTTTAACATCGGATTCGAGTATCCCCTTTTGTATAACACATCGTCAATCAACGTATAGCGTGACAACTGTAGCCTTACCTTATGCGATTGACTTTTATCTCTAGCTAACTCCCCACTTTTTAGGTATTTGATCACCTCCGGCTCCTTTTCCTGGGTTATCTGCATTGAACCTTGAATTCTTGCTATTGAGGGGCTGGATTGAACCAGTACTTGCCGCTTCATCTTGATAATCTCTTGTTCCGTTACCGACCCTGCTCTAGCCAGCGCGTCCGCTTGACCATTCTTTTCCCGTGGAATTTTTGGGATAGTCACACTTCTGAAGCAAGACTGAAGGCTATGCACTTTCTCCAAGTACTTGGTTAGTCGGTCTCCTTGCGTTGCATATTCACCCGAGATCTAGCCCACAACTACCTGTGAATCACTCTGAATTTTGACATCGAGGGCTCCTACTTCCTGGGCCATCGTTAACCCCTCCAGGACGGCTTCATATTCAGCCTCGTTATTTGTTGTGACAAAATCCAATTTGATGGCTTATTGAAATCTCTACCTTTGCGGACTCAGGAGCACGACCCCGACACCACTTCGCTGGCACTGAGAGGATCTGTCCACATAAACGACCCACATTTGAGCCCAGCCGGGATCTCGGGACTCGGGAACATTGCAGAATTCAAGGAAGAAGTCGGCCATAACTTGTCCTTTAATTGTCGTTCGTGGGTGAAACTCTATATCAAACTGCCTAAGCTCCACAACCCAATTGACAAGCCTACCCGACAGGTCCGGTTTTTGGAAAACCTTCTTCAAGGGGTATTCAGTTAACACTCGGATAGCATGTGCTTGAAAGTACGGCCTCAACTTCCGGGCTGATACTATCAGAGCAAAGGCCAATTTCTCTATCCTTGGATATCTTTCCTCAGCTCCGCGAAGTGCTCTGCTAGTGAAGTATACCGGTTTCTGGATGCCAGCATCTTCTCAGAACAGAGCCGAGGAAACAGCCGAAGACGATACTACCAGGTACAGATAGAGAATTTCCCCTCCATTGGtcaaatattctttcaaatttctGAAGGCCTCTTCACACTTTGAATCCCATTCAAATGCTTTTTTCAAGATCTTAAAGAAAGGGAGACATTTGTTGGTAGACCTCGAAATGAATCGGTTCAAGGCCGCTGTCCTTCCAGTCAGCTGCTGCAGTTGTTTCGTGGTTCTCGGCGGTTGCATCTCCAATATTGCACGTACCTTTTCAGGATTCTCCTCTATGCCCTTCTGGGATACTAAGTAGCCcaagaatttttcggatgagacCCCAAAAGTGCACTTACTCGGGTTCAACTTCATCTCATAGTGTCTTATCGTATCAAACGTTTCTTTTAAATCAGAGACGTGATCCGGGGCCTGCACATTTTTAACTAGCATGTCGTCAACGTACACTTCCACATTCCGCCCCATCTATTTCTCAAACATCTTGTTTACCAACCTCTGATACGTAGCGCTCGCGTTCTTCAACCCGAACGGCATCACCTTGTAACAATATAGACCTCGATCGGCAATGAATGAAGTCTTCTCCTGATCAACCTCGGCCATTTGTATTTGATTGTAGCCCGAGAACGCATCCATGAAGCTTAGAAGTTGGTGCCCAGAAGTTGAATCGACAAGAAGATCTATGCGGGGTAGTGGGGAGCTGTCTTTTGGGCAAGCCTTGTTCAAGTCGGTGAAATCTATGCACATTCTCCATTTATTATTAGACTTCTTCACCAATACAACGTTTGCAAGCCACTCGGGATAGTCAACTTCCTGGATGAACTCTGCTGCTAACAACTTCGACACTTCTGCGGCAATCGTCTGGTTTCTCTCGGGCGCAAAAGTTCTCATTCTCTGTTTGATTGGTCTAGAACCGGGGTCTATGTTGAGTCTATGTACGATTATCAAGGGGCATGTCTTCATGATTCCACTCAAATACATCGCTATTACTTTTGAGGAACATAACCAGCTCATCTTTTAACTCTTCAGAAAGTTGGGAGCCAATCTTTATTCTTCTTCCTAGACCTCCAATTTCGAATTCTGGTCTCCTTCGACTACTCTGACTCCTAAGTCAGTCAGGAATTTCATGCACAGATGTCGGGTTGAGGTTATGGCCCCCAGGTCATTCAAAGCTGGCCTTCCCAGTATGACGTTGTAAGCCGACCGCCCATCCACAACTAGGAATTTCACCTTAATTGTCTTCTTCCGGGGGCTGGTTCCCGCCATGACTGGGAGCTCAATAGCTCCCATCGGGAGGACCTGCTCTCCAAAAAAGCCGACTAGGGGACCCATTGTCCGGACCACCTTACCTTGATCTATGCTCATCAACTCGAAAGCTGACTTGTATATTATGTCGGCGGAACTTCCGGTGTCGACAAGAACTCTGTGTATATTATGGTTGGCGATAGCTAAAGTCACCACCAAAGCATCCGAGTGTGGGAGTGAGACCCCGACGAAATCCTCGTTCGAGAAGCCGATGATTTGATCCTCGTACTTCCTCATTTTTGGCGGTCTCTGGACAGAATAAACTTCAAAGCCACAAGATATCGTATGAATTTCAAGGAAGTTCTCCCGACCAGGCTGTCGTGCTTGACTCCTACTTCTTTCTCACCTATCCCGATCGGTCGTTCGGTTACTAGGCTCCCTATCGCATTCCCGGGGACGCTCCATCCTTTCCCTGGGTTCTTCCCGATACCTCAGGGGCTGGCTCCTCTGTTCTTCGGGTTGAGGGTTCTGGCCAAACCCTTGCTGGCCCCGCTGACTTGCCAAGAAATGGACTAACTTCCAGTTCTCAATGAATTTTTCAATCAAGGCTCGCAAGGACCTACAAGTCTCTGTGCAATGCCCCTTCGACTCGTGGAAAGCGCAATAGCAATGAACCGACCTTGGATGAGGAGTCCCAACTATTTCCGATGGCTTCTCATACATGGGATCCATTTTAATCGCTGCTAAGACTTCCTCGATGGGTGCATTGAGGGGGGTCCAGTTATATTCATGGAACTTCTTCTTGATCCCCGACTCTGCTACATTTTGCCTCTTGTGGAACTCCTTCTTCTTTGAATTTTCCCCCGAATTAGAGGTCTGGGTGACCCCTTTCCCGAGTAAAGCCCGAAGTGTTTCTTCCTAATTGATAAACTCATCTGCCCTTTCCATGAACTCGTGGAGGTAGCGCGTCTGCTTCCGAGCTAGGTCGGCCATCAATGGCCCGTCTTTCCTGATCCCCTGATGGAGGGCCGAATGAACAAACTCTTCAGTGGGACTTTCTGTGGTAAGTCTCACTTGATTGAACCGCTAGAGGAATTCTTTAAGTGACTCATCTCTCCCTTGTTGTATTGACATCAAAGTCCCTGCCGGTTTCCTCCTCACAATTCCCGCCATGAACTGTGTCAGGAACATTTTTCCGAATTCATCAAAATTTTGGATAGACTTCGGGGGAAGCCTCCTATATCAGTCCCTGGCATTCCCCGATAGAGTTAGTGGGAAAGCCCGGCATGCCACCTCATCCGGGGTTCCTTGCAACTCGAGGTGAGCGCAATAATTATCCAAGTGCTCAACCGGGTCCTCCTGCCCGGTGTAAGTTTTGATGTTTGGGACTTTAAATTTCTAGGGGAGGCGTAATAAAGCCACTCTGTCAGTGAATGGGGAAAcctttttttggaataaatccCCAGCTTTCGACATACTCCCTTTATGCTGGTGCTGCGCTGTTACTGATAACAAGTCACACCTCTGTTCCAGCTTCTCGATGATCTCCTTGAGCTTCTTATCCACCCTTTTCGATGCTCTGCACCTTTGAGGCCTTTGATCTACAGTATCAtgattcttcttctcttcttcccgACCTCCTTGACTTCTGGCTTGTGCTTCATCACCCCGCTCTCCTTTTTCATTAGGTTGCAGAGTTGCCTAGTGTGAATCCTTCGCTTGACGTCGCTGCATTCTTTTCCTCCAACTCATGCATTTCCTTTTCCATCTGAGCTATCCTCTCATTGAGGATTTCCAATGTGGGGGAGGATTTGGAGGTGGTTTCCCCTCTCTCAGGGTGCTTCCTCGCCCGATTCCCCCACGGGCCTCTCAATGCTTTTGATCTCGTGGTCACCATGCCGGATGCACATATATATTTCGCAAGAACGACAaacgttcccacagacggcgcgaAACTGTTGATGGAGATTCTGACCGGTGACGTGGAGACTGCTCCTAGTAAACGCTTCCGAGTGACCTACAAAATGACAAGAACACACTATGGGTTTCCCCAGCGATTctcctccgacgcccaagtTAGACAGTcgtattagagagagagagagagagagagagagagagagagagagagagagagagagagagagagagagagagagagagagagagtgagagtatGAGAGTCCGAAAAAAACTCAATACCCGGGTCTTGCTATTTATAGGCCATTGTAATTATGGCTAGGTAAGGTTAATCCAGATTTTAAGGGACATCACTTCTTCTGGCATGAGCAGTGTTCTGATACACTCCCAATAGTGACTGACAGGCTGACTCATCGCTGGTGAAGCATGGGCTTTCAGTGAATCCCGGATTTCCTGGTGCTCAGCCACCTAATTGTGTCCTATTGTCAGCCTTACAATTATTACCTTCTGTCTGTCAATGTTGCATCTGACACTCGGGCTTCTTGGATCATTCTTGGTAGGCAAGCGCCCTTGTCATGAAAGGTGGATTTCATAACAATTTAAGCCCTGGATTGCTCGGGCGATTCATGGTCGGTGAATGGGACTGTAGGGAAAGGCGAACTTCCTAACAAAATGAACAAATATTTACCAAACTCcatcattattttttacttcaagATGTTATGTCGTCCCCATCTGTCTGTGTCTATGCTCCTTTGTCTATCTTGCATTACAAACCTAGAAAGTAGAAAGGCATTCACGAACACCCCCCAACCCACCTCAGAGACAAGTGGCAGGATAAAACAAAACAACGCAAATCAAAAGATAAGGCAGCCATGTTGATCCACC contains the following coding sequences:
- the LOC133859894 gene encoding uncharacterized protein LOC133859894; this translates as MDPMYEKPSEIVGTPHPRSVHCYCAFHESKGHCTETCRSLRALIEKFIENWKLVHFLASQRGQQGFGQNPQPEEQRSQPLRYREEPRERMERPRECDREPIYSVQRPPKMRKYEDQIIGFSNEDFVGVSLPHSDALVVTLAIANHNIHRVLVDTGSSADIIYKSAFELMSIDQGKVVRTMGPLVGFFGEQVLPMGAIELPVMAGTSPRKKTIKVKFLVVDGRSAYNVILGRPALNDLGAITSTRHLCMKFLTDLGVRVVEGDQNSKLEV